A window of the Roseovarius sp. S88 genome harbors these coding sequences:
- a CDS encoding DMT family transporter has translation MPTSRPFWLAAAPVVFLMLWSGGYPVAKVGLQYTQPMTLLTLRFGMVVALMTLLFIILRPPLPKTRAEWGHLAFVGFLIQAVYFGLSYFAFASGVAAGTVALFMSLQPVLVAMIVPRWAGEHVGRNQWLGLILGLVGAVVVISARSAIEAPSLFGVTCALLGLAGITAGSLWEKRFGLSHHPVTANLVGYIAGLVGVAPLMLLQEDISIDWTWEFTGAIGYLVVGNSLIAVGLLLAMIRAGDVARVSALLYLVPPLAALLAWGMLGEVMPPLAWAGMGLAALGVFLATRKVG, from the coding sequence ATGCCGACCTCACGCCCTTTCTGGCTCGCCGCCGCCCCTGTGGTGTTTCTGATGCTGTGGTCGGGTGGGTATCCAGTCGCAAAAGTGGGGTTGCAATACACACAGCCGATGACGCTTCTGACCTTGCGCTTTGGGATGGTTGTGGCGCTGATGACGCTGCTCTTCATCATTTTGCGCCCCCCGTTGCCCAAGACACGCGCCGAATGGGGGCATCTGGCATTTGTCGGGTTTCTCATTCAGGCGGTTTACTTTGGGCTAAGCTATTTTGCCTTCGCCTCGGGCGTAGCAGCAGGCACGGTGGCGCTTTTCATGTCGCTGCAGCCGGTTCTGGTGGCGATGATCGTGCCGCGCTGGGCAGGCGAACATGTAGGGCGCAACCAGTGGCTTGGGCTGATCCTTGGGCTGGTGGGCGCTGTGGTGGTGATCTCGGCGCGCTCTGCCATAGAGGCACCGTCCCTCTTTGGCGTGACCTGTGCGCTTCTGGGGCTGGCAGGCATCACCGCAGGCTCGCTTTGGGAGAAACGTTTTGGGCTGAGCCACCATCCGGTGACGGCCAATTTGGTGGGGTACATCGCGGGGTTGGTTGGCGTGGCACCTCTGATGCTCTTGCAAGAGGACATCTCGATTGACTGGACCTGGGAGTTCACCGGCGCGATTGGCTATCTGGTGGTGGGCAATTCGCTCATCGCTGTGGGGCTGCTTTTGGCCATGATCCGGGCGGGTGATGTGGCGCGGGTCTCGGCGCTTTTGTACCTCGTGCCGCCTTTGGCCGCGCTCTTGGCTTGGGGGATGTTGGGAGAGGTGATGCCGCCGCTGGCCTGGGCTGGCATGGGTTTGGCGGCGCTGGGCGTGTTTTTGGCGACACGGAAGGTGGGTTGA
- the acs gene encoding acetate--CoA ligase, protein MSDTTYAPAADFAAKAHIDAAKYEEMYAASIKDPAAFWGEHGKRIDWIKPYTKVKDVDYSFGNVSIKWYEDGTLNVSANCIDRHLTTRGDQTAIIWEPDDPNEPAQHISYKELYAQTCKMANVLKSMGVGKGDRVVLYLPMIPEAAYAMLACARIGAIHSIVFAGFSPDALGARVNGCDAKVVITADTAPRGGKATKLKDNVNQALLNDFDEVKCLVVKRTGDQIAWRDGLDYWLHEEAEKVDVDCPPEEMNAEDPLFILYTSGSTGMPKGVVHTTGGYLVYAAMTHELVFDYHEGDIYWCTADVGWVTGHSYIVYGPLANGATTLMFEGVPTYPDASRFWQVCEKHKVNQFYTAPTAIRALMGQGNDYVTKCDLSSVRILGTVGEPINPEAWNWYNDVVGGGRCPIVDTWWQTETGGHLMTPLPGATAAKPGSCCGPFFGIEPVVLEPTTGEIIEGNGVEGVLCMKDSWPGQMRTVWGDHERFMKTYFADYKGYYFTGDGCRRDEDGYYWITGRVDDVINVSGHRMGTAEVESALVAHSKVSEAAVVGYPHDIKGQGIYCYVTLMGGEEYTDELKTELRNWVRTEIGPIASPDLIQWAPGLPKTRSGKIMRRILRKIAENDYGSLGDTSTLAEPAVVDDLIENRMNRG, encoded by the coding sequence ATGTCTGACACCACCTACGCGCCCGCAGCTGATTTTGCGGCCAAAGCCCATATTGACGCTGCCAAATATGAAGAAATGTATGCCGCCTCGATCAAGGACCCTGCCGCGTTCTGGGGCGAGCATGGCAAGCGGATTGACTGGATCAAGCCCTACACCAAGGTGAAGGATGTCGACTACAGCTTCGGCAATGTCTCGATCAAATGGTATGAGGATGGCACGCTCAATGTATCCGCCAACTGTATTGACCGGCACCTGACCACGCGTGGCGACCAAACGGCGATCATCTGGGAACCCGATGATCCAAACGAGCCCGCGCAGCATATCTCCTACAAAGAGCTTTATGCGCAAACCTGCAAGATGGCCAATGTGCTCAAATCCATGGGCGTGGGCAAAGGCGACCGGGTGGTGCTCTATCTGCCGATGATCCCGGAGGCCGCCTATGCCATGCTGGCCTGTGCGCGGATAGGAGCCATTCATTCCATCGTCTTCGCCGGGTTCTCGCCCGATGCTCTGGGCGCGCGCGTCAATGGCTGTGACGCAAAGGTGGTCATCACCGCGGATACCGCCCCGCGCGGCGGCAAGGCAACCAAGCTAAAAGACAATGTCAATCAGGCGCTCTTGAATGACTTTGACGAGGTGAAATGCCTTGTTGTGAAGCGCACCGGCGATCAGATCGCATGGCGCGATGGTCTGGACTACTGGCTGCATGAGGAGGCCGAGAAGGTCGACGTAGACTGCCCGCCCGAAGAGATGAACGCCGAAGACCCGCTTTTTATCCTCTACACCTCCGGGTCCACTGGGATGCCCAAAGGCGTGGTGCACACCACCGGTGGGTATCTCGTTTATGCCGCGATGACCCATGAGCTGGTCTTTGATTACCACGAGGGCGACATTTATTGGTGTACGGCTGATGTGGGCTGGGTCACGGGCCACAGCTATATCGTCTACGGCCCGCTGGCCAATGGCGCGACCACGCTGATGTTTGAGGGCGTGCCGACCTACCCGGATGCCAGCCGCTTCTGGCAGGTCTGCGAAAAGCACAAAGTGAACCAGTTCTACACCGCCCCCACGGCCATCCGTGCGCTGATGGGGCAAGGCAATGACTACGTAACCAAATGCGACCTCAGCTCGGTGCGGATCCTCGGCACCGTGGGCGAGCCGATCAATCCCGAGGCCTGGAATTGGTACAACGATGTCGTGGGCGGCGGGCGCTGTCCCATCGTGGACACCTGGTGGCAGACCGAAACCGGCGGTCACCTGATGACGCCCCTGCCCGGCGCGACGGCGGCCAAGCCCGGCTCGTGCTGCGGTCCCTTCTTTGGGATTGAGCCGGTAGTGTTGGAGCCCACAACGGGCGAGATCATCGAGGGCAATGGTGTCGAGGGCGTGCTCTGCATGAAAGACAGCTGGCCGGGGCAAATGCGCACCGTCTGGGGCGATCATGAGCGGTTCATGAAAACCTATTTTGCGGATTACAAAGGCTATTACTTCACCGGTGACGGATGCCGCAGAGACGAAGACGGCTATTACTGGATCACGGGCCGTGTGGACGACGTGATCAACGTCTCAGGCCACCGGATGGGCACGGCCGAAGTGGAAAGTGCTCTGGTCGCGCATTCCAAGGTCTCAGAGGCGGCCGTCGTGGGTTACCCGCATGACATCAAGGGGCAAGGCATCTATTGCTACGTCACGCTGATGGGCGGTGAGGAATATACCGATGAGCTGAAGACCGAGCTGCGCAACTGGGTACGCACAGAGATTGGCCCGATTGCCTCGCCAGACCTCATCCAATGGGCTCCGGGCTTACCCAAGACCCGATCCGGCAAGATCATGCGCCGCATCCTGCGCAAGATCGCCGAGAATGATTATGGTTCGTTGGGTGACACCTCCACGCTGGCCGAACCGGCGGTGGTGGATGACCTGATCGAGAACCGGATGAACAGAGGGTGA
- a CDS encoding ABC transporter ATP-binding protein, with amino-acid sequence MGILEVKNVNKRFGGLQALGDVNLSVAEHSVHAIIGPNGAGKSTLLNCLIGKLIPDTGSVMFDGQSVLGRKPYQINQMGISRVFQTPEIFGDLSVIENMMIPIFAKRDGAFRMHALESTMNEKEIVDQAEDMLESLGLADARHDHAAAMSRGNKRRLEIGMCLAQEPRLLLLDEPTAGMARADTNNTIDLLKQIKDERDITIAIIEHDMHVVFSLAERITVLAQGTPLVEDTPDKIKGHPKVREAYLGEAA; translated from the coding sequence ATGGGTATTCTTGAAGTCAAGAACGTCAACAAACGCTTCGGCGGCCTGCAGGCCCTGGGCGATGTGAACCTGAGCGTGGCAGAGCACAGCGTGCATGCCATCATCGGCCCCAACGGGGCGGGCAAATCCACGCTGCTCAACTGCCTCATCGGCAAGCTCATTCCGGACACGGGTTCGGTGATGTTTGACGGGCAATCTGTGCTGGGCCGCAAGCCCTATCAGATCAACCAGATGGGCATCAGCCGTGTGTTCCAAACACCGGAAATCTTTGGAGATTTGTCGGTGATCGAAAACATGATGATCCCGATCTTCGCCAAACGCGACGGAGCGTTTCGGATGCATGCGCTGGAAAGCACGATGAATGAAAAAGAAATCGTGGACCAGGCGGAGGATATGCTGGAAAGCCTAGGCTTGGCTGACGCGCGCCATGATCATGCGGCGGCCATGTCACGTGGTAACAAACGGCGACTTGAGATCGGCATGTGTCTGGCGCAAGAACCGCGGCTTTTGCTTCTGGACGAGCCAACCGCCGGTATGGCGCGGGCCGACACCAACAACACCATCGACCTGCTTAAGCAGATCAAGGACGAGCGCGACATCACCATCGCGATCATCGAACACGACATGCACGTCGTGTTTTCCTTGGCCGAGCGGATCACGGTACTGGCGCAGGGCACCCCCCTTGTTGAAGACACGCCAGACAAAATCAAAGGCCATCCCAAGGTACGCGAAGCGTATCTCGGCGAAGCGGCGTAA
- a CDS encoding DMT family transporter, translating to MTETAPAQPLPETRVQGYLLVILAGVLWSTVGLGIRLIEDALVWQILFYRSFGLTALLYIVIRLRTGQNPLTLARKGGWPTMIGGASLVAAYAGGIYAIQNTSVADAMLLFASAPFMTAVLAWIILGERVRAHTWIAILAACGGIGVMVSDSSGVSSLSGNLAALFSALGFAVFTIALRWGRKGEMLPAVFVSGLMAIVVMGVICVVLGLPMVLTPRDGGIALCMGLFQVGAGLVLYTIGSKHVPAAELTLLSLAEVVLGPLWVWMFLGETISVATAIGGAILLAAIAFNAALGMRRKPPVTLV from the coding sequence GTGACAGAAACGGCCCCGGCCCAGCCTCTGCCAGAGACCCGCGTTCAAGGATACCTGCTGGTGATCCTGGCAGGGGTCTTGTGGTCGACAGTTGGTCTTGGCATCCGGCTTATCGAGGATGCGCTTGTCTGGCAAATCCTGTTCTACCGTTCCTTTGGCCTGACAGCGCTACTTTACATCGTGATCCGCCTGCGCACGGGCCAGAACCCTCTCACTCTGGCGCGCAAGGGCGGATGGCCCACGATGATCGGCGGCGCGTCTCTGGTCGCGGCTTATGCGGGCGGGATTTATGCCATTCAGAATACGTCGGTGGCCGATGCCATGCTGCTCTTTGCCAGCGCGCCCTTCATGACCGCAGTGCTCGCATGGATCATCCTTGGCGAACGCGTGCGCGCGCATACATGGATCGCGATTCTGGCGGCCTGCGGCGGCATCGGCGTCATGGTCAGCGACAGTTCTGGGGTCTCATCGCTTTCAGGCAACCTGGCGGCGCTCTTTTCCGCGCTTGGCTTTGCGGTCTTCACCATAGCCCTGCGATGGGGCCGGAAAGGCGAGATGCTCCCGGCGGTGTTTGTCTCGGGCCTGATGGCGATTGTGGTGATGGGCGTGATCTGCGTGGTGCTTGGCTTGCCAATGGTGCTGACACCCCGCGACGGCGGCATCGCGCTCTGCATGGGGCTGTTTCAGGTGGGCGCCGGGTTGGTGCTCTATACCATCGGGTCCAAGCACGTGCCTGCCGCCGAGCTGACTCTCCTCTCTCTGGCCGAAGTGGTGCTGGGCCCGCTCTGGGTCTGGATGTTTCTTGGCGAGACCATCTCTGTTGCCACGGCCATCGGCGGCGCGATCTTGCTGGCGGCCATTGCGTTTAATGCGGCCCTGGGGATGCGACGGAAGCCGCCAGTGACTTTGGTTTAA
- the queE gene encoding 7-carboxy-7-deazaguanine synthase QueE has translation MSDTRIRVSEIFGPTIQGEGALIGQPTVFVRTGGCDFRCSWCDSMHAVDNDYRDTWTPMTAQAVMEEVAALSGGKPILVTLSGGNPAIQPLAELIRLGQRQGYYFAMETQGSVVKDWFEALDMLVLSPKPPSSGMETNWGLVAECVEAGQGTQTVLKIVVFNEADFAYARDAAARFPQLPVYLQPGNHTPPPPEDDSAVVDQAGLDARMRWLVDRVAEEKWYDVRVLPQLHVSLWGNKRGV, from the coding sequence ATGAGCGACACCCGCATCCGCGTCTCCGAGATTTTCGGACCGACGATCCAGGGCGAAGGGGCCTTGATCGGGCAACCGACCGTGTTCGTCCGTACGGGCGGCTGCGATTTTCGCTGCAGCTGGTGTGACAGTATGCATGCGGTGGACAATGACTATCGCGACACATGGACCCCCATGACGGCACAGGCGGTGATGGAAGAGGTGGCCGCGCTTTCGGGGGGCAAGCCCATTCTCGTGACGCTGTCTGGTGGCAATCCCGCCATCCAGCCGTTGGCCGAACTGATCCGTCTGGGACAGAGGCAGGGCTATTACTTTGCCATGGAAACCCAAGGCAGCGTGGTCAAGGACTGGTTCGAGGCGCTGGATATGCTGGTTCTGTCGCCCAAGCCGCCGTCGTCGGGGATGGAGACGAATTGGGGTCTGGTGGCCGAATGTGTAGAGGCCGGGCAGGGCACGCAGACGGTGCTGAAAATCGTGGTCTTTAACGAGGCCGATTTTGCCTATGCCCGGGACGCTGCGGCACGGTTTCCGCAGCTGCCGGTCTATCTGCAACCGGGTAATCACACACCCCCGCCGCCCGAGGATGACAGCGCCGTAGTGGATCAGGCCGGGTTGGATGCCCGCATGCGCTGGCTGGTGGATCGCGTGGCAGAGGAAAAATGGTATGACGTCCGCGTGCTGCCGCAGCTGCATGTGAGCCTCTGGGGCAACAAACGGGGCGTATAA
- a CDS encoding protein-tyrosine phosphatase family protein has translation MKPSIYPIEANYPGRLFIMPKPSGEWLQEDIHHYKSMGVDLVISMLEHEEIEELSLQNERRLCAEMLIQFLNLPIPDRGLPNKVDFIEFTKSIRPYLLQNKGVAVHCRAGIGRSGMLVCTLLASFVGSVSTTIDIVSHARGVSVPDTDAQLKFIETVVQELYG, from the coding sequence ATGAAACCATCAATTTACCCAATTGAGGCAAACTACCCAGGCCGGCTCTTCATCATGCCCAAACCCTCTGGCGAGTGGTTGCAAGAAGACATTCATCACTACAAATCCATGGGTGTCGACTTGGTCATTTCCATGCTCGAACATGAAGAAATTGAAGAGTTATCGCTTCAAAACGAAAGGCGGCTATGTGCTGAAATGCTAATTCAATTTCTCAATCTTCCAATTCCGGACAGAGGGTTGCCGAACAAGGTGGACTTCATCGAATTTACGAAGAGTATCAGGCCGTACTTGTTGCAAAACAAAGGTGTCGCGGTTCATTGCCGTGCTGGTATTGGAAGATCAGGAATGCTTGTGTGCACGTTGCTAGCCAGTTTTGTCGGATCGGTTAGCACGACAATTGACATTGTCAGCCATGCGCGCGGTGTGTCTGTGCCTGACACAGATGCGCAGCTTAAATTCATTGAGACCGTAGTGCAGGAGCTTTACGGCTGA
- the queD gene encoding 6-carboxytetrahydropterin synthase QueD produces MYRITKEFHLSASHQLHGLPEDHQCARLHGHNYIVEIEMRAEDLNAHGFVRDYLDLAELKRYIDDTLDHRHLNDILGDDGVTAERMAKHFYDWCKSRWPEVSAARVSETPKTWAEYRP; encoded by the coding sequence ATGTACCGGATCACCAAGGAATTTCATTTATCTGCCAGTCACCAGCTGCATGGTCTGCCCGAAGATCACCAATGCGCGCGGCTGCATGGACATAACTACATCGTTGAGATTGAGATGAGGGCTGAGGATTTGAACGCCCATGGCTTTGTGCGCGACTATCTCGATCTGGCCGAGCTGAAGCGCTACATCGACGATACGCTCGATCACCGCCATCTGAACGACATTCTGGGCGATGACGGGGTGACGGCGGAACGCATGGCCAAGCATTTCTACGACTGGTGCAAATCCCGCTGGCCTGAGGTGAGTGCCGCGCGGGTGAGCGAGACGCCGAAAACCTGGGCCGAGTATCGCCCATGA
- a CDS encoding ABC transporter ATP-binding protein: protein MNVKPDFSKGKNYAETAPAFLSVWGMQSYYGESYIVQDISFNVHEGEILALLGRNGAGKTTTLRSIARMDNPQLNHGEIWLDHQPLHKMSSHQASAAGIGLVPEDRCIIPGLTVEENLQLAQIAPPVGWSLDRIYELFPRLEERRKQEGVTLSGGEQQMLAVARALARDIKVLLLDEPYEGLAPVIVDEIEKTLRVIKEQGITTVLVEQNAVRALELADRAIILDTGGIVFDGTANEVLENEELRAEYLAI from the coding sequence ATGAACGTCAAACCTGACTTTTCCAAAGGCAAGAACTACGCCGAAACCGCACCCGCCTTTTTGTCGGTCTGGGGGATGCAATCCTACTACGGCGAAAGCTATATTGTGCAGGACATTTCCTTTAATGTGCACGAAGGCGAGATCCTGGCGCTTCTGGGCCGCAATGGGGCCGGTAAAACCACCACGCTGCGCTCAATTGCCCGGATGGATAATCCTCAGTTGAACCATGGCGAAATCTGGCTGGATCACCAGCCCCTGCACAAGATGTCGTCGCATCAGGCGTCCGCGGCGGGGATAGGGCTTGTGCCAGAAGATCGTTGCATCATTCCCGGCCTGACGGTTGAGGAAAACCTGCAGCTGGCGCAAATCGCGCCGCCGGTTGGCTGGTCACTGGATCGCATTTACGAGCTGTTCCCGCGTCTGGAAGAACGCCGCAAACAAGAGGGTGTGACTCTCTCAGGCGGCGAACAGCAGATGCTGGCCGTGGCACGTGCACTTGCGCGCGACATCAAGGTGCTGCTTCTGGACGAACCCTATGAAGGTCTCGCTCCTGTGATCGTGGACGAGATCGAAAAAACGCTGCGTGTGATCAAGGAACAAGGCATCACGACGGTTCTAGTGGAACAAAATGCTGTCCGCGCCCTGGAACTCGCCGACCGCGCCATCATTCTGGACACCGGGGGCATCGTCTTTGACGGCACCGCCAACGAAGTGCTGGAAAACGAAGAGCTGCGCGCTGAATACTTGGCCATCTAA
- the queF gene encoding preQ(1) synthase, whose translation MADNIYKDLKQLGGATVVPQSPDEAELERVENPQADVAYNVRFTAPEFTSLCPMTGQPDFAHLVIDYVPGQWLVESKSLKLYLTSFRNHGAFHEDCTVSIARRLVEFLEPQWLRIGGYWYPRGGIPIDVFWQTGEMPQGVWIPDQGVPGYRGRG comes from the coding sequence ATGGCCGACAATATTTACAAGGACCTCAAACAGTTGGGCGGCGCGACCGTGGTGCCTCAAAGCCCCGATGAGGCCGAACTGGAGCGTGTGGAGAACCCGCAGGCCGATGTGGCCTATAACGTGCGGTTCACCGCGCCTGAGTTCACGTCGCTCTGCCCCATGACCGGCCAGCCGGACTTTGCGCATCTGGTGATCGATTATGTGCCGGGACAGTGGTTGGTCGAGAGCAAATCGCTGAAGCTTTACCTCACAAGCTTCCGTAATCATGGCGCTTTTCATGAGGATTGCACGGTGAGCATCGCCCGGCGCCTGGTGGAGTTCCTAGAGCCACAATGGCTACGCATCGGCGGCTACTGGTACCCGCGCGGGGGCATTCCGATTGATGTGTTCTGGCAGACAGGCGAGATGCCTCAAGGCGTCTGGATCCCGGATCAGGGCGTGCCGGGATATCGCGGACGCGGGTGA
- a CDS encoding DMT family transporter, which yields MLFFVVQDAMMKSLLLSYPIWMLLFIRSMVSIVVLVPLILFLGGPHKLRTPFTHIHFMRGALFATGFSLFYTAFPFMGLAEVTTIFFSAPLITALMAAFWLKETIGPHRIGALAVGFVGVVIAVNPTGDRFSLIALLPLACAVTYSASQILVRTIGEQESSLTVGLHTLGWSGVLILPMGWLVNHLVSATLDYPHLHLTYPEAGLSQWPLLALLGAAGMCGYIFLSRAYQVANASLVAPFDYTYLPLATALGYFVFSEVPGINTLIGMALIVSGGLYLGFRELRATRHTDDTPVVAETVFAPASPHPTQIPEEENLS from the coding sequence ATGCTGTTTTTCGTTGTGCAGGACGCGATGATGAAATCACTTTTGCTGAGCTATCCGATCTGGATGCTGCTTTTCATCCGGTCGATGGTGTCCATTGTGGTTTTGGTCCCGCTCATTCTGTTTCTGGGCGGTCCCCACAAACTGCGCACCCCCTTCACGCATATTCACTTCATGCGCGGGGCGCTCTTTGCGACAGGGTTTTCACTTTTCTACACCGCCTTTCCCTTCATGGGATTGGCGGAGGTCACCACGATCTTCTTCTCCGCCCCATTGATCACAGCCCTCATGGCCGCGTTCTGGCTTAAGGAAACCATCGGTCCCCACCGCATCGGCGCGTTGGCAGTGGGGTTTGTGGGCGTGGTCATTGCCGTCAACCCCACCGGTGATAGGTTTTCCCTTATTGCCCTGCTGCCGCTCGCCTGTGCTGTTACCTATTCGGCCAGCCAGATCCTTGTGCGCACAATTGGCGAGCAGGAAAGCTCTTTGACCGTCGGACTGCATACGCTCGGCTGGTCCGGCGTTTTGATTTTGCCTATGGGCTGGCTGGTCAATCATTTGGTCTCTGCCACACTTGACTATCCGCATCTGCATCTGACCTATCCCGAGGCCGGGCTGAGCCAATGGCCGCTTTTGGCCCTGCTCGGCGCCGCCGGCATGTGCGGCTATATTTTCCTTAGCCGCGCCTATCAGGTGGCCAACGCCAGTCTCGTGGCGCCGTTCGACTATACCTATCTGCCGTTGGCCACAGCGCTTGGGTATTTCGTGTTCAGCGAAGTGCCGGGGATCAACACATTGATCGGCATGGCGCTGATTGTCAGCGGCGGGTTGTACCTTGGGTTTCGTGAATTGCGCGCCACACGGCACACCGATGACACACCCGTGGTGGCCGAAACCGTGTTTGCTCCGGCCTCCCCGCATCCCACGCAAATTCCTGAAGAAGAAAACCTGTCGTGA